The window AAACTGGAGAGAAATTCTGTTTTTTGAGTAATGCTGATGAAAACAATGATGCTATTGTAGACATGTTGGGggatagaaaatattttttaccaGCTTGGTCTGTGAGCATTCTTGATGGTTGCAACAAAGAGATTTTCAACACTGCAAAGGTTAGTTCTCaaacatctctattttttaagaaGCAAAATGAGAAGGAAAATGCAAAACTCTCCTGGAATTGGGCTTCAGAGCCCATGAGAGACACTCTACAAGGATATGGCACATTTAAGGCAAACCTTCTTTTGGAACAAAAAGGGGCTACTATTGATTCCAGCGACTACTTGTGGTATATGACAAATGTTAACTCCAATACGACATCTTCACTTCAAAATTTGACGCTCCAAGTGAATACAAAAGGTCACGTGCTTCATGCTTTCATAAATAGAAGATACATTGGATCACAATGGGGGAGCAATGGACAAAGTTTTGTGTTTGAGAAACCTATTCAATTGAAATTAGGAACCAATACTATAACCCTTTTGAGTGCCACAGTCGGACTAAAGAATTATGATGCATTTTATGACACAGTGCCAACAGGAATTGATGGAGGtcctatttatttaattggtGATGGAAATGTTACAACTGATTTGTCATCAAATTTATGGTCTTATAAGGTTGGAttaaatggagaaagaaagcAACTTTATAACCCAATGTTCTCAAATAGAACGAAATGGAGCacactaaataaaaaatctattggAAGAAGAATGACATGGTTTAAAGCTACCTTTAAAACCCCTTCAGGAACTGACCCAGTAGTATTGGACATGCAAGGAATGGGAAAAGGTCAAGCTTGGGTAAATGGACGAAGCATAGGGCGATTTTGGCCTTCTTTCATTGCTAGTAACGATAGTTGCAGTGAAACTTGTGACTACAAAGGTTCATATAACCCTAACAAATGTGTTAGAAACTGTGGAAATTCCTCTCAAAGATGGTATCACATTCCACGATCGTTTATGAATGATAGCATAAacacattaattttatttgaagaaattggaGGAAATCCCCAAATGGTGTCAGTTCAAACCATCACTATTGGAACTATATGTGGAAATGCTAATGAAGGAAGCACCTTAGAGTTATCATGCCAAGGAGGGCATGTCATCTCCGAAATCCAATTTGCTAGCTATGGACATCCAGAAGGAAAATGTGGTTCATTTCAGTCAGGCTTGTGGGATGTGACAAAGAGTACTACTATAATAGTGGAAAAGGCTTGCATTGGTATGAAAAATTGTTCAATTGATATATCTccaaatttattcaaattgaGCAAGGTTGCATACCCATATGCAAAATTGGCCGTTCAAGCACTTTGTTCACATGATTGAGTTATTgtaaaatatacatatgaatTTTTaggtaatatttttttgtaaaacaatattttataattattatttcattgaaTCTAATTCTAAAGGTTATCTTttgaaatcatatatatatatatatatatattaatctgTTTCATTAGTTTcaagattttatattaaaaaatctaGGGGTTAAACATAATTTTGCCTCACAgtttagaaatatatacaaaatataatactaAAACTTTAGCAATGTTAAAGAGGAAGGCCCAAATAAAGTTGGGGTAGTTTACCATTGATtgccaaaatatttatgaatgattggaaaaatatttatgtacaatttcatttcatttagtttattttttttatatatagtacttattttattttattagtttattttatcttatCTTATCATGAACGTTAACATCAATCTgtcatgaattttattttatttcttttattctacTCGATGTTCTTTTCTGATACCCTCACGATTccaatttgaataaaataaataaacaaagggTGGGAGAGTTGGGAGATAATGTGAGAGATTtcgttttttgaaaaaaaaacagaagaaaaaaaatgagtctttcaaaaaatataacgacataatatttacattgtataaaacaatttcaaaaaatgaaaaaagccCAAAGGCCCACAatgagaaatttaaaaaatatgctGATTAATTGTCGTGCgtaaaatatttggaaaacgatcatttacatttgactattcttttctatacggtcgtttagatttggttgtttagatttgagaaACGATCAattctaaatctaaacgatttttttcataattttttggtacacgattgtttatatttgagtTGTTAGATCTCAAcgaattttttcaaaatttttgggtactcgtttatatttggaaaactatcctttagatttgatatacgatcgtttatatttgaaacatggttgtttagatttggctattttagtagatgatcatttagatttcgCAATCTAATAttccaactatttttttcacgatcttttatatttgaaacaaacaaataatagcttgaaaaaaatagattttttatatttgatatacgatcttaaaccaaataacagtttgaaaaaaaactacacaacaacagaaaaagagaggaaaagaaaagaaaaaggggatggaaaaaaaaaattgcaaaacagaa of the Cucumis sativus cultivar 9930 chromosome 3, Cucumber_9930_V3, whole genome shotgun sequence genome contains:
- the LOC105435107 gene encoding beta-galactosidase-like; this encodes MWPDLIQKAKDGGLDAIETYIFWDRHEPHRRKYDFSGHLNFIKYFQLIQEAGLYVVMRIGPYVCAEWNYGGFPLWLHNMPGIQLRTNNQVYKNEMQTFTTKIVNMCKQANLFASQGGPIILAQIENEYGNVMTPYGEAGKTYINWCAQMAESLNIGIPWIMCQQSDAPQPIINTCNGFYCDNFTPNNPNSPKMFTENWVGWFKKWGDKDPHRTAEDVAFSVARFFQSGGILNNYYMYHGGTNFGRTSGGPFITTSYDYDAPLDEYGNLNQPKWGHLKQLHASIKLGEKILTNSTRSDQDFGSSVTFTKFSNLETGEKFCFLSNADENNDAIVDMLGDRKYFLPAWSVSILDGCNKEIFNTAKVSSQTSLFFKKQNEKENAKLSWNWASEPMRDTLQGYGTFKANLLLEQKGATIDSSDYLWYMTNVNSNTTSSLQNLTLQVNTKGHVLHAFINRRYIGSQWGSNGQSFVFEKPIQLKLGTNTITLLSATVGLKNYDAFYDTVPTGIDGGPIYLIGDGNVTTDLSSNLWSYKVGLNGERKQLYNPMFSNRTKWSTLNKKSIGRRMTWFKATFKTPSGTDPVVLDMQGMGKGQAWVNGRSIGRFWPSFIASNDSCSETCDYKGSYNPNKCVRNCGNSSQRWYHIPRSFMNDSINTLILFEEIGGNPQMVSVQTITIGTICGNANEGSTLELSCQGGHVISEIQFASYGHPEGKCGSFQSGLWDVTKSTTIIVEKACIGMKNCSIDISPNLFKLSKVAYPYAKLAVQALCSHD